In Xanthocytophaga agilis, a genomic segment contains:
- a CDS encoding GrpB family protein produces the protein MERKSGITLEEYNPAWHITFEQLKSVYQECLQDLVVSIEHVGSTSVVGLAAKPIIDIDLVVESKETMNKVIEKLIHLGYRHQGDLGITGRESFKRLSDTIPLVADRRTWPSHHLYACLQGNTGLRNHLQFRDYLRQHPEKISEYAKLKRELATLYPFDMDQYVAGKTGFITEILKQTGITQTEIDQIVEQNKVK, from the coding sequence ATGGAAAGAAAATCAGGCATAACGCTGGAAGAGTATAACCCTGCATGGCACATAACATTTGAACAACTCAAGTCTGTTTACCAGGAATGTCTGCAGGATTTAGTAGTATCTATTGAGCATGTTGGCAGTACTTCTGTAGTAGGATTAGCGGCAAAACCGATTATTGATATTGACTTGGTTGTTGAGAGCAAAGAGACAATGAACAAGGTTATTGAAAAACTGATTCACTTAGGATATCGGCATCAGGGAGACCTTGGCATTACAGGACGAGAATCTTTCAAAAGATTATCTGACACTATCCCACTAGTAGCAGATAGACGGACATGGCCATCACACCATCTATATGCTTGCCTGCAAGGTAACACCGGTTTGCGTAATCACTTGCAATTCAGAGATTATCTAAGGCAGCATCCTGAAAAGATCTCTGAGTATGCCAAATTAAAAAGAGAACTGGCAACTCTATATCCTTTTGACATGGATCAATATGTAGCTGGAAAAACAGGCTTTATTACAGAAATCCTAAAGCAAACAGGTATTACCCAAACCGAGATAGACCAGATTGTAGAGCAGAATAAAGTAAAATAA
- a CDS encoding PhzF family phenazine biosynthesis protein, with product MEARNSLAYYVLDVFTTESYKGNPLSVVFTDGNLIHSQYENISREFGYSETSFVYYSIVQKMLQVRSFTPIGVEVGGAGHNLLGAVSGALLKGLISEHTLSLTVLMENTPIAITVDNLTQGLPVVKMRQKPVQIGQELAFDLLAKALGLSEKDLVVRQLIPTIAQTEVAHAMIPVSSINLLNSIKPNANALIELSKQFDFEGFYCFAFPESTESYIVQSRFFNPLIGIDEDAATGTAAGPLAGFLCNNKVIQQDQESQILQGVKLNQPSLINVVVKEDGIYVGGSSVVTMQGVVYL from the coding sequence ATGGAAGCAAGAAACTCATTGGCCTATTATGTTCTGGACGTATTCACAACAGAGAGTTATAAAGGAAATCCTTTGTCTGTTGTATTTACAGATGGTAATTTAATCCATTCCCAATATGAAAATATCTCACGGGAATTTGGCTACTCCGAAACTTCATTCGTGTACTATTCTATAGTGCAAAAGATGCTTCAGGTTCGTTCGTTTACTCCAATTGGAGTAGAAGTAGGAGGGGCCGGACATAACTTATTGGGAGCTGTCAGTGGGGCTTTGTTAAAAGGACTCATTAGTGAACATACACTCTCGTTAACGGTTCTGATGGAGAACACACCTATTGCGATCACTGTAGATAATCTGACCCAAGGATTACCTGTTGTGAAAATGAGGCAAAAACCTGTACAGATTGGACAGGAGCTAGCTTTTGATCTTCTTGCGAAAGCGTTGGGGTTAAGTGAGAAAGATCTTGTTGTTCGTCAACTTATCCCAACCATAGCACAAACAGAAGTTGCACATGCGATGATACCTGTTTCAAGTATTAATCTGCTAAATAGTATTAAACCAAATGCCAATGCATTGATTGAACTCTCAAAACAATTTGATTTTGAAGGATTCTATTGTTTTGCTTTTCCTGAGTCAACAGAAAGTTATATTGTACAGTCCCGTTTCTTTAATCCATTGATTGGGATTGATGAAGATGCTGCAACAGGCACTGCTGCCGGGCCATTAGCTGGTTTCCTGTGTAATAACAAAGTCATCCAGCAAGATCAGGAATCTCAGATTTTACAGGGAGTAAAGTTAAATCAACCTTCTTTAATCAATGTCGTTGTAAAAGAGGATGGAATTTATGTGGGTGGATCTTCTGTGGTTACTATGCAGGGAGTAGTCTATTTGTAA
- a CDS encoding TetR family transcriptional regulator, which translates to MGRKSLKEDQQKKIIEAFYEIAKREGIENISFGKIAKELDMHPSLVVHYFSTKEELLLGLIDFIIAGYQNIYLAEPEHVDSLNRLIDVLNNIFSRKWNNYIDDSIFYNCFALIFRNKLIKQQFQELHLLLRQWLENLIQACVDQQLIVCENPAQTADLIFVISDGAYYFLSMIEDPDLYQEHMERYKEAAFKLLHLENALQ; encoded by the coding sequence ATGGGAAGAAAAAGCTTAAAAGAAGATCAGCAGAAAAAAATCATTGAGGCATTTTATGAAATAGCCAAAAGAGAAGGAATAGAAAATATCTCTTTCGGAAAAATCGCCAAAGAACTGGACATGCATCCAAGTCTGGTAGTTCACTATTTTTCGACGAAGGAAGAATTACTACTGGGGTTGATTGATTTCATCATTGCGGGGTATCAGAATATTTATCTGGCTGAACCGGAACATGTAGATAGCCTAAACAGATTGATTGATGTGTTGAACAATATATTCTCCCGAAAATGGAACAACTACATTGACGACAGTATTTTCTATAATTGCTTTGCTCTTATATTCCGCAACAAACTCATCAAACAACAATTTCAGGAATTACATTTGTTACTACGCCAATGGCTGGAAAACCTTATTCAGGCTTGTGTAGACCAACAATTAATTGTCTGTGAAAACCCCGCTCAAACGGCTGATCTGATCTTTGTGATTTCAGATGGTGCATATTATTTCCTCAGTATGATTGAAGACCCTGATCTATATCAGGAACATATGGAACGATACAAGGAAGCAGCCTTTAAGTTACTGCATCTGGAAAATGCATTACAATAG